The following coding sequences lie in one Oryza brachyantha chromosome 10, ObraRS2, whole genome shotgun sequence genomic window:
- the LOC102713122 gene encoding wall-associated receptor kinase 2-like: protein MPSTTPLIVVVLLLLITLASGAMVAGQNSTAGAATGCPTKCGAMDIRHPFGIGDGCYRDGFEIVCEDGGVPFLAAGADMKPIQVTGLSVETAEARVMLPIAWQCFNSSDVVYSSSNGLVQFDERGVYRISSTRNHLVVVGCNTMAYTENQPNAGDDYGYDFFTGCLCYCNSSRHASSGACSGVGCCQVDIPPGLTDNSMVFDESYSHQSKLQFSPCDYAFLVEKESYSFSTGDLRMNVDRKMPVTLDWAIRDGSLSCSHAKANKSTYACVSDNSYCVDAKNGPGYICNCSRGYEGNPYVPNGCTDINECERKDKYTCYGNCRNKPGSYDCRCPKGRSHSADPYNEPCIPNFPLAAQIVVGVIGGFFIVALVVFITLLRREKRKTKEFFEKNGGPILEKVNNIKLFKKDDLRPILKSGNIIGKGGFGEVYKGHIGETNQPVAVKKPINVNLAKKNQFANEVIIQSRVIHKNIVKLIGCCLEVDIPILVYEFVSRGSLEDVLHGSNRLPLNLDQRLHIAAQSAEALAYMHSKTSTTILHGDVKPANILLSDDLLPKISDFGISRLLAIDNDHTMSVIGDMTYMDPVYFQTGLLTDKSDVYSFGVVLLELITRKKTSHSDKNNLLKNFLDAYTNGSTVRDFIDEEIAATNHLELLVGIAGLVVQCLSLDVNQRPKMTDIAERLHYMAKKTRGI from the exons ATgccgtcgacgacgccgtTGATCGTCGtcgtactgctgctgctgataaCACTAGCATCGGGTGCCATGGTTGCAGGCCAGAAcagcaccgccggcgccgccactgGTTGCCCGACCAAGTGCGGCGCCATGGACATCCGCCACCCGTTCGGCATCGGCGACGGGTGCTACCGGGATGGCTTCGAGATCGTCTGCGAGGATGGCGGCGTGCcgttcctcgccgccggcgccgacatgaAGCCCATCCAGGTGACCGGCCTGTCCGTCGAGACGGCGGAGGCACGCGTGATGCTGCCCATCGCGTGGCAGTGCTTCAACTCCTCCGACGTGGTGTACAGCTCGAGCAACGGCCTGGTGCAGTTCGACGAGCGCGGCGTGTACCGCATCTCCAGCACCCGCAaccacctcgtcgtcgtcggctgcAACACGATGGCCTACACCGAGAACCAGCCGAACGCCGGCGACGACTACGGCTACGACTTCTTCACCGGCTGCCTCTGCTACTGCAACAGCAGCCGCCACGCGTCGAGCGGCGCCTGCTCCGGCGTCGGCTGCTGCCAGGTTGACATCCCGCCGGGCCTCACGGACAACTCGATGGTGTTCGACGAGAGCTACAGCCACCAGTCCAAGCTCCAGTTCAGCCCCTGCGACTACGCCTTCCTGGTGGAGAAGGAGAGCTACAGCTTCAGCACCGGCGACCTCAGGATGAACGTCGACCGGAAGATGCCGGTGACGCTGGACTGGGCCATCCGCGACGGGTCCCTGAGTTGCAGCCATGCTAAGGCGAATAAGAGCACGTACGCCTGCGTGAGTGACAACAGCTACTGCGTCGACGCCAAGAACGGACCCGGGTACATCTGCAACTGCAGCAGGGGTTACGAGGGTAACCCCTATGTTCCCAATGGTTGCACCG ATATCAATGAGTGTGAGCGCAAGGACAAGTACACTTGCTATGGAAACTGCCGGAACAAGCCCGGTTCCTACGATTGCAGGTGTCCCAAGGGTCGTTCCCACAGTGCTGATCCATACAATGAACCATGCATCCCGAATTTCCCTCTCGCAGCACAGATCGTAGTAG GTGTGATTggtggttttttcatcgtagcaTTAGTTGTGTTCATCACACTCCTTCGtagggagaaaagaaagacgaaagaattttttgaaaagaacGGCGGTCCTATATTAGAAAAGGTTAACAATATCAAGCTATTCAAAAAAGATGACCTCAGGCCTATATTAAAAAGTGGCAATATTATTGGGAAGGGTGGCTTTGGTGAAGTCTACAAGGGTCATATAGGAGAAACTAATCAACCGGTTGCTGTGAAGAAGCCCATCAATGTTAACTTGGCGAAAAAGAATCAATTTGCAAATGAAGTCATCATTCAGTCTCGAGTCATCCACAAGAACATTGTCAAGCTTATAGGTTGTTGCCTAGAAGTCGATATCCCAATTTTGGTCTATGAGTTTGTCTCGAGAGGTAGCCTTGAAGACGTTCTCCATGGCAGCAATAGGTTGCCTCTCAATCTGGATCAACGTCTACATATTGCAGCACAATCAGCAGAAGCTCTAGCTTACATGCATTCAAAAACAAGCACTACAATCCTTCATGGTGATGTGAAACCGGCTAATATACTTTTAAGTGATGACCTTCTACCAAAGATCTCTGATTTCGGTATATCAAGGTTGCTTGCCATTGATAATGATCACACAATGTCTGTCATTGGGGATATGACTTATATGGATCCGGTATATTTTCAAACAGGTCTATTAACTGATAAAAGTGATGTTTACAGTTTTGGAGTCGTTCTCTTGGAGCtcattacaagaaaaaagacCTCACATTCAGACAAGAATAATTTACTTAAGAACTTTCTTGATGCTTATACAAATGGGAGTACAGTAAGAGACTTTATTGATGAGGAAATTGCAGCAACAAATCATCTGGAGCTTCTTGTTGGTATAGCAGGCTTGGTTGTGCAATGTTTAAGTCTTGACGTGAATCAAAGACCCAAGATGACAGACATAGCAGAGCGTTTGCACTACATGGCTAAGAAAACTCGTGGTATATAG